A genome region from Musa acuminata AAA Group cultivar baxijiao chromosome BXJ3-5, Cavendish_Baxijiao_AAA, whole genome shotgun sequence includes the following:
- the LOC103986529 gene encoding uncharacterized protein LOC103986529 codes for MARTQLVFVLALLLVAVVAYASADSAPAASPSGSAMLSVLTPIATSPLPADADSPSGDVDDSDAGGVGAPLGTTTTKPEGETKSGASLNGVASAAVVAAISGSAYFMF; via the coding sequence ATGGCACGCACGCAGCTCGTCTTCGTCCTCGCCCTCCTCCTCGTCGCCGTCGTCGCCTATGCCTCCGCCGACTCAGCCCCCGCCGCCTCCCCGTCTGGCTCCGCCATGCTCAGCGTCCTGACTCCGATCGCCACCTCGCCCCTACCAGCCGACGCCGACTCTCCTTCTGGCGATGTCGACGACAGCGACGCCGGCGGCGTCGGTGCTCCACTCGGGACCACCACGACCAAGCCGGAGGGCGAGACCAAAAGCGGCGCCTCCCTCAATGGTGTGGCCTCTGCGGCTGTCGTCGCAGCCATCTCCGGTTCTGCCTACTTCATGTTCTGA